In Cumulibacter manganitolerans, the following are encoded in one genomic region:
- a CDS encoding SDR family oxidoreductase codes for MTDAPNLDGKVALVTGGAGGFGRAATQILLEHGAQVALTDVDEERTRAAAEELGAVPFTLDVTDWEANQRCVAAVEEHFGGLDIAFLNAGIGLGMGALAFDVQKYRSIMAVNVDGVSFGMQAAVPAMRRRGGGHIVATASMAGLVSMPGDPYYTMTKTAVVGLVRGAGPELVRENIRLNGICPGFADTPIIDSFRDKLEKDDFPVIPARTVAETFLKAATADESGVCWLIQAGIEPAPFKFRGVPAARKPDGTPFGVPKDMDPDAQKPTEQAGR; via the coding sequence ATGACTGATGCACCGAACCTCGACGGAAAGGTCGCCCTCGTGACCGGCGGCGCCGGCGGCTTCGGCCGCGCCGCCACCCAGATCCTGCTGGAGCACGGCGCCCAGGTCGCCCTGACGGACGTCGACGAGGAGCGCACGCGCGCCGCAGCCGAGGAGCTCGGCGCCGTGCCGTTCACCCTCGACGTCACCGACTGGGAGGCCAACCAGCGCTGCGTCGCCGCCGTCGAGGAGCACTTCGGAGGCCTGGACATCGCGTTCCTGAACGCCGGCATCGGCCTCGGCATGGGGGCCCTCGCGTTCGACGTCCAGAAGTACCGCTCGATCATGGCGGTCAACGTGGACGGCGTGTCCTTCGGCATGCAGGCAGCGGTTCCCGCGATGCGCCGCCGCGGCGGCGGGCACATCGTCGCCACCGCGTCGATGGCGGGCCTGGTCTCGATGCCCGGTGACCCGTACTACACGATGACGAAGACGGCCGTCGTGGGCCTGGTCCGCGGGGCCGGCCCGGAGCTGGTGCGCGAGAACATCCGGCTCAACGGCATCTGCCCCGGCTTCGCGGACACCCCGATCATCGACAGCTTCCGCGACAAGCTGGAGAAGGACGACTTCCCGGTCATCCCGGCGCGGACCGTCGCCGAGACGTTCCTGAAGGCGGCCACCGCCGACGAGAGCGGCGTGTGCTGGCTGATCCAGGCGGGCATCGAGCCGGCTCCCTTCAAGTTCCGGGGCGTGCCGGCCGCCCGCAAGCCCGACGGCACGCCGTTCGGCGTCCCGAAGGACATGGACCCCGATGCCCAGAAGCCGACCGAGCAGGCGGGGCGATAG
- a CDS encoding M20/M25/M40 family metallo-hydrolase encodes MTSNETADSPDFSEVVDLCSQLIAIDSTNTGDPATVVGEREAAQWVVDRLEEVGYRTTTLESADRRASVIVRVEGTDAAKPPLLMHGHLDVVPAEAHEWSVDPFAGTVKDGYVWGRGAVDMKDMVAMMIAVLRFWKRAGVQPERTVVFAFLADEEHGGNFGAHWLVDNHPELFEGCTEAVGEVGGFSYSVDEDTRVYPIMTGEKSLAWMKITATGTPGHGSMVHADNAVTKLATAVARIAAHEFPIVWTDTLTQFVGGLGKLMGTDLASVDPEVLIDKLGGFGKIIGATLRNTANPTGLAAGYKANVIPSSASATLDCRVIPGQEEEFERQIDELLGPDVTREWIVHDKALETPFGTPIVEAMTAALKAEDAGSHTLPYLMSGGTDAKAFSELGMTCYGFSPLKLPPDLDFAALFHGIDERVPVEALNFGSRVLNRFLLSL; translated from the coding sequence GTGACTTCGAACGAGACCGCCGACAGCCCCGACTTCAGCGAGGTCGTCGACCTGTGCTCGCAGCTCATCGCGATCGACTCGACGAACACCGGTGACCCGGCGACCGTGGTCGGCGAGCGGGAGGCCGCGCAGTGGGTGGTCGACCGCCTGGAGGAGGTCGGCTACCGGACGACGACGCTCGAGTCCGCAGACCGGCGGGCCAGCGTCATCGTGCGCGTCGAGGGCACCGACGCCGCGAAGCCTCCGCTGCTCATGCACGGTCACCTGGACGTCGTCCCCGCCGAGGCACACGAGTGGAGCGTCGACCCGTTCGCCGGGACGGTCAAGGACGGCTACGTCTGGGGCCGCGGCGCGGTCGACATGAAGGACATGGTCGCGATGATGATCGCGGTTCTGCGCTTCTGGAAGCGCGCCGGCGTCCAGCCCGAGCGCACCGTCGTCTTCGCGTTCCTCGCCGACGAGGAGCACGGCGGGAACTTCGGCGCGCACTGGCTGGTCGACAACCATCCGGAGCTGTTCGAGGGCTGCACCGAGGCGGTCGGCGAGGTGGGCGGGTTCTCGTACAGCGTCGACGAGGACACCCGCGTCTACCCGATCATGACCGGCGAGAAGAGCCTCGCCTGGATGAAGATCACCGCGACCGGCACTCCCGGCCACGGGTCGATGGTGCACGCCGACAACGCGGTCACCAAGCTCGCGACGGCGGTGGCCCGGATCGCCGCACACGAGTTCCCGATCGTGTGGACCGACACCCTCACCCAGTTCGTGGGCGGCCTCGGCAAGCTCATGGGCACCGACCTGGCCAGCGTCGACCCGGAGGTGCTCATCGACAAGCTGGGCGGCTTCGGCAAGATCATCGGCGCGACGCTGCGCAACACCGCGAACCCGACCGGGCTCGCCGCCGGCTACAAGGCGAACGTGATCCCGTCGTCGGCGAGCGCCACCCTCGACTGCCGGGTGATCCCCGGCCAGGAGGAGGAGTTCGAGCGGCAGATCGACGAGCTGCTGGGTCCCGACGTCACTCGGGAGTGGATCGTGCACGACAAGGCCCTCGAGACGCCGTTCGGCACGCCGATCGTCGAGGCGATGACGGCGGCGTTGAAGGCCGAGGACGCGGGCAGCCACACGCTCCCGTACCTGATGTCCGGCGGTACGGACGCGAAGGCGTTCTCCGAGCTCGGCATGACCTGCTACGGCTTCTCGCCGCTGAAGCTGCCGCCGGACCTCGACTTCGCGGCGCTGTTCCACGGCATCGACGAGCGCGTCCCGGTGGAGGCCCTCAACTTCGGCTCGCGCGTGCTCAACCGTTTCCTGCTAAGCCTCTAA
- a CDS encoding NADPH:quinone oxidoreductase family protein, with product MRAWLVERNGDPSDVLELRDDVPEPVLHPGTVKVRVLAAALNFPDILLCQGKYQVTPTMPFTPGVEVCGEVIEVGEGVDQWQVGDRVYGGPQSDAGAGGGYAEVAIMAADGIFRVPEGMPAEEAAGYVVTYQTSWVALHHRGNIQAGDVVLVHAGAGGVGSAAIQIAKAAGATVIATAGGPDKKQILTDLGADIAVDYHAEDFVQVVKDATDGRGADLVYDPVGGDVYDRSTKCIAFEGRILIIGFTSGRFAQAATNHVLVKNYSVVGLHWGLYKKMRPEIIPVADQALTELYAAGKIRPYISQVYPMEQLPEALEALGARRTTGKAVLRIAG from the coding sequence ATGCGCGCCTGGCTCGTCGAGCGCAACGGAGATCCCAGCGATGTCCTCGAGCTGAGGGACGACGTCCCCGAGCCGGTGCTGCACCCGGGCACCGTGAAGGTGCGGGTGCTCGCCGCCGCGCTGAACTTCCCGGACATCCTGCTGTGCCAGGGGAAGTACCAGGTCACGCCGACGATGCCGTTCACGCCCGGCGTGGAGGTGTGCGGCGAGGTCATCGAGGTCGGTGAGGGGGTCGACCAGTGGCAGGTCGGTGACCGCGTGTACGGGGGTCCCCAGAGCGACGCGGGCGCCGGAGGCGGCTACGCCGAGGTGGCCATCATGGCCGCCGACGGCATCTTCCGGGTGCCCGAGGGCATGCCCGCGGAGGAGGCCGCCGGCTACGTCGTGACCTACCAGACCTCCTGGGTCGCGCTGCACCATCGCGGCAACATCCAGGCCGGGGACGTCGTCCTCGTGCACGCCGGTGCCGGCGGCGTCGGGTCGGCCGCGATCCAGATCGCCAAGGCGGCCGGCGCCACCGTGATCGCCACGGCGGGCGGCCCGGACAAGAAGCAGATCCTCACCGACCTGGGCGCCGACATCGCCGTCGACTACCACGCGGAGGACTTCGTCCAGGTGGTCAAGGACGCGACGGACGGCCGGGGCGCCGACCTCGTCTACGACCCGGTCGGCGGCGACGTCTACGACCGGTCGACCAAGTGCATCGCGTTCGAGGGCCGCATCCTGATCATCGGGTTCACCTCCGGGCGGTTCGCCCAGGCCGCCACCAACCACGTGCTGGTGAAGAACTACAGCGTGGTCGGCCTGCACTGGGGGCTGTACAAGAAGATGCGGCCGGAGATCATCCCCGTCGCCGACCAGGCGCTCACCGAGCTGTACGCCGCGGGCAAGATCCGCCCGTACATCTCGCAGGTCTACCCGATGGAGCAGCTGCCCGAGGCGCTCGAGGCGCTCGGGGCCCGCCGGACGACCGGCAAGGCCGTGCTGCGGATCGCGGGCTGA
- a CDS encoding DUF4573 domain-containing protein codes for MTGHVLVARRTAVVTVEAPRTVIPLETTRTVVPLEPTGTVVPLEPLRTVVTLEPTRTVIALETTGTVVTLETTRTVIALETTRTVVPLEPLGAIVPLEPTGAVIALEPLGAVIALEPLGAVITLEATGAVIALEPLGAIVPLEATGAVVPLEPLRTVVAELLAAAGRAVQLAVARLATGVLLGARSLAVGLLLDAGGRSRSAALAGLARSGLLLGIGHGATMGCHGAVPHWESRRTTHHNPGTVPGRASDRADGEGRRSASCARVHQQAVACDARLSAYTYRSGGVRPACSHCAHAVCNQDRPPRPAAGSLVTGVSAGVTQQTVRYE; via the coding sequence GTGACCGGCCACGTGCTGGTGGCGCGGCGCACGGCGGTCGTCACCGTCGAAGCGCCGCGGACGGTCATCCCGCTCGAAACGACGCGGACGGTCGTCCCGCTCGAACCGACGGGGACGGTCGTCCCGCTCGAACCGCTGCGGACGGTCGTCACGCTCGAACCGACGCGGACGGTCATCGCGCTCGAAACGACGGGGACGGTCGTCACGCTCGAAACGACGCGGACGGTCATCGCGCTCGAAACGACGCGGACGGTCGTCCCGCTCGAACCGCTGGGGGCGATCGTCCCGCTCGAACCGACGGGGGCGGTCATCGCGCTCGAACCGCTGGGGGCGGTCATCGCGCTCGAACCGCTGGGGGCGGTCATCACGCTCGAAGCGACGGGGGCGGTCATCGCGCTCGAACCGCTGGGGGCGATCGTCCCGCTCGAAGCGACGGGGGCGGTCGTCCCGCTCGAACCGCTGCGGACGGTCGTCGCCGAACTGCTCGCCGCGGCGGGCCGCGCGGTTCAGCTGGCCGTGGCGCGGCTTGCGACCGGCGTCCTGCTGGGCGCTCGGTCCCTTGCGGTGGGTCTTCTTCTTGACGCCGGCGGCCGGAGCCGGTCCGCCGCGCTTGCCGGGCTTGCCCGGTCCGGACTTCTTCTTGGTATCGGGCACGGAGCCACGATGGGTTGCCATGGGGCGGTTCCTCACTGGGAATCACGCAGGACGACGCACCACAACCCGGGAACAGTGCCCGGGAGAGCATCGGATCGAGCCGATGGGGAAGGTCGTCGCAGTGCATCCTGCGCTCGCGTACACCAGCAAGCGGTTGCTTGCGATGCCAGGCTGAGCGCTTACACCTACCGCAGCGGGGGAGTCAGGCCCGCATGCTCACACTGCGCACATGCCGTATGCAACCAGGATAGGCCACCGCGCCCGGCCGCCGGGTCGCTCGTGACCGGGGTCTCCGCCGGTGTGACGCAACAGACCGTGCGGTATGAATGA